The genomic DNA TCATCGCATAAAAAAACCACTCTATTTTTAGAGTGGTTTTTAATATTTAATGATTTAAATGAGCTTATGTTGAAGGTTGATCCTTCTTTTTCTCCTTAATGTTTTTGGCACTATCAAACATTTTTTGAATTGCTTCTTTAGTAAAAGGATCATTTTCGGTGCTTCGGATATCTTCAAAGCAGTAGTCTGACTCACCAATTTTCATATTTACCAGGAAATGGAATTCAGGTGCAGTAATTTCACTTTCCCATAAAATGGCAGTAGGCTCATCCGTTAAAAAACTTTTGAATCTGTTCACGTCATCTCCCTTTAAGTCTTCTTTTTTCATGGCAATATCCCCGGCTTGCTCATTGATGCATATGCCGAACGTTTTTCCTACTTTAATTTCTAAAGCGCCGGATTGATTTTCTTCAATACTAAATGGTGTATTGGCTGTATCTGGTACAAACACCACAAAAGGTTTCCCGTAATTATTTAAATCCAGAGAAATCATGCCCGGAGGAGCTACAATGGGTTCAGATTGTTTGTCGCCACACGAAGTCAGTAGACTAGTGACTAACACAATTGATAGGATGCTTAAAATTTTTTTCATGAGATTTTTTTTTGAGTAAAGATAAAATAAAAATAGCGGTAAGACAATTATTTTAAGTTGCTTTGAGGATATTCGTAATTAATAGAGCGAATAGGGAGACGAATAGAAACAAAAAACCCCCCGCTGCGCGGAGGGTTTTTTTAGTTGACTACTTTTTCTTTTTCTTAGCAGTTTTCTTTTTAGCAGCTTTCTTTTTAGCAGCTTTCTTTTTAGGAGCAGCTTTTTTCTTAGGAGCGGCTTTTTTCTTGGTTGCTTTTTTTGCCATGGTTATTGTTTTTTGAGATTTGTTGATACGAAGTAAATAAATTATTTGTTCTTATCTATATATTAAGTATTTATTTTTTCAACATCAATTTGTTGAAATTGTTAATAGCGCTTTTGTGTGAAACTGAACTCAAATTTTTTTTCAAACAAACATCAAATATTTTTTTGATTAAATAATAATTTACAAATTTTATTTTTTTGATTTTTCATTGGAGAAAAATGACTTTTATTTAAAATAAAAAATAAAATTTACTGAATTTTTATTTCTTCTTCTACTTCCCAATCGGCCATAATTTTTATTTCTTTGGCTGGAATGCGTATTTTTTCGGGTTGCCTTTTTTCTAGCAAATTACCTGTATCCCACTTTTTATTTGCATTATCGTCATAAATAATTTTAATCCGGTAAGTTCCCGGGAATAATTCATCCATAATTACTTCAACGGAATTACTGGAGGAAAGACTTAGGTAAACTGATTTTTCCATTACAACGGTATGGTTAGCACCTATCAATTGAATAATGTAATGCTGTTTTTTGTCCAAAAGTAAATTGAGTTTCAGTTTTCCAAGTTCACTGCTTTCCCTTCTGCTCAAGTTTAATTTAATACTATCGTTATATTTTCCGGTATAATCGTGAAAAGCTGCGGTGTCGCAAACAACTTTATAATCTATTCCTTCGGCGAAGTTATTAGCTAATTCAACCGTTATTGGGTCTATTACTTTTAGTTCGACATCTTCGGTCACTTTTAAGGTGTCTTTGATATACTTTATTTTCAGTAGCGCATTTTTTGCCAAACCGGTATCAATGAGATTATAAAACTGAAGCCGGGGCTTTACATTTTTTTCAAGTACCCCCGCTAACCAATTTTGGGTAAACATCAGTTTTTTCGCAATAGTTGGTTTAAATTTCGGTAATCCAATAATTAATGTATCTAATATGGAGAACTCAGGATTGGTAGAAATTAGTTTTAAAGTATCAGTTATGTTTTTGTAGTAAACCGACAAGGTGTCGTTTGCCTTATTTTGTTGGTGATGATAAATTTTTGTTTGGTCAGAATCGTGTAGGGGTTTAATATTGCTAATTACCTCTTTACTATAAATGAGTTGAACTTTTCCATAATAAGGTGAATATGTTTTTTTTAGATATAGCTTTCCGGTTTTTTCAGCAAACATGTTTAAATGTATTGAAGTGGTATCTATTGAAGGATTATGTGTTAAATCTGAAAATGCTATTCTTTCTGACTCCCCATCATACAGGTAATTTTTATTTTTATCCCAAAAAGCCAATGCTTTAAAGTTTTTGTTGGGAAGGTATTTAAAATCAAAATTGCCTGTTTTGTTACTTTTTACAATATAATCTGCCTTTAACTGGTACGCAAAACTGTCGTTTGTAATTTTATCGGTATTATATAGTGCAACTACACATTCACCCGGCTCCGATTTATCAAATTCAATTTCAATTTCACCTTTGGCCTTTAAGGTATCAATTTCACTTCCGGTTGAAAATACAAATTCAAAATCCTTAAGTACATTTCCCTCATGCATATCGTTAATAGCGTTACCAAAAAAGATGCGGTAGGTTGTGTTGGGCTCCGTTTTTGATTTTTTTAAGTTTATTTTTAATTTTTTACCGTCGGCCTCCATTTCCGGAATTTCCGGTAAAGGTGGATTAATGATTATTTGATTAGATATGTCTTTTAACTGTATGAATTCGTCAAATTGTAAAATAATTTGATCGGCTACGAAGTTAACCGACTTATTTTCCGGCAAAGATTGAATTAATTTAGGAGCTTCCGAATCTTTTTCACCACCGGTGAGTTGAACTACCTGAGCGCATTTAATAAAAAGCATTAAGCACATGAAAAGAAGTAGTATATTTATTAATTGCCTGGGCATAGGATGCAAAATAGCAATTACAATATTAATCATTTATAGCACTGATGTATTATTATATACATATTCTCCGCAGGCTTTCCTTTATAAAGGTGTTAAACTTTATAAAATTACTATTGAGTTACCATATTTCGAGATTAATTCATAAACCTCTGGTGTGGGGGAGACCTTTTTCTATCAGTGTTGAACCTACAACGAGTTGCAATTTAAGATGTCCGCAATGTCCTAGCGGACTTAGAAGTTTTAGTAGGGATATAGGCATGTTAGAACCTGAATTGTTTAACGGAATACTTGAACAATTAAAAAAATATGTACATAATATTGTATTTTATTTTCAGGGAGAACCATTTTTGAACCCAAAGTTTTTGGAAATGGTAAAACTGGCCGAACAAAAGGGTATTTATACCATTACTAGTACAAATGCACATTATATAACGGAAGATTTGGCCAAAAAAACTGTTTTAAGCGGCTTGAGTAAGCTCATTATTTCAGTAGATGGAGCCGATCAGGAATCTTATGAAAAATACAGAGTGGGTGGGGATTTAACAAAAGTATTACAAGGCACCAAACATCTTGTGCAACAAAAAAAGGCACTAAATCTAAAAACACCTACTGTTGTTTGGCAATTCATCGTATTTAAGCATAATGAAAATCAAATTAATCAAATTAAAAGTTTAGCTAAAGAATATGGTGTAGATAAAATTCAAATTAAAACCGCGCAAATATATGATTACGAAAATGGGAGCGAATTAATACCTGAAAACGCTGAATTTTCAAGATATAAAAGAACCGAAAATGGCAATTATCAAATAAAAAATAAATTATTGAACCAATGTTGGCGGATGTGGCAGGGCTGCGTAATAACCTGGAATGGTTTGGTTGTACCTTGTTGTTTTGATAAGGATGCAAAACATCAAATGGGCGATATGCAAAAAGAGTCGTTTCAAAATATTTGGTTTTCTGACAAATACACCCGTTTTAGAGCGAAAATTTTAAAAGGAAGGTCGGAAATTGACATTTGTACCAATTGCACAGAAGGAACTAAAGTTTGGAGCGATGATTAATGAATTAAGAAAAGAATTTTACTTATATTTACTAGTCTAAAATAAAAATGAAAGAGATAATATTATATATACTGATTTTTTGTGCCGTAACGCTAAATGCACAAATTTATTCTTGCAAAGACGGTGTTTCAAAATTTACTTCAGAGGCGCCACTTGAAATGATAAAGGCCCAATCAAAAATGACCATAGGGGCAATAGATTTCAGCAATAAAAATGTAGCATTCGCGGTTGCCTTAAGTACTTTTGAGGGATTTAACAGTGAGTTACAAAAGGAGCATTTTTTAGAAAATTATGTGGAAGCCAGTAAATATCCTAAAGCAATATTTAAGGGGAAACTAATTGATGACATTGATATCAGTAAAAATGGTAATTATTCCGTACGGGCCAAAGGTAATTTTGAAATTCATGGAGTTTCTAAAGAAAAAATTGTTAAAGTAAAGGTTGTGGTAAAGGATAAAGAAATAGTTGTTGATTCAAGCTTTGATGTTCCTTTGAGCGATCATGATATTAAAATTCCTAAAATTGTAAATCAAAAAATTGCGTCTGTCATCGCAGTGCAGTTAAATGCAACCCTAAAGGTTAGATGATGTGTCGTACAGGTTTAATTTTTTCATTCCTTATTGGTATAACCTATTCAGTTCATGCCCAATTTGCCGTTAAAAACCATTTGAACTTATTACCAAAAAAAAACTCACCTCTATATTGTATATCAGAAGATAATAATGGTTGCCTCTGGGTTGGGAGTAAAGATGGAATTCTGAAATTTGATGGAAAGAATAATAAAGTATTTGGAATAAAGGAAGGCTTAAACGCAGGAAAAATTACTTGTTTGTTTCATGCTTATGATCACAGCGTTTGGGTAGGTAACGAAAAAGGTAAAGTGTATCACATTACTAAAGAGGATAAAATAGACTCTTTAATTTTTAACGGTGAACCCCCTGATTCGAAGATTACCGGGTTTAAAC from Sphingobacteriaceae bacterium includes the following:
- a CDS encoding SPASM domain-containing protein is translated as MYYYIHILRRLSFIKVLNFIKLLLSYHISRLIHKPLVWGRPFSISVEPTTSCNLRCPQCPSGLRSFSRDIGMLEPELFNGILEQLKKYVHNIVFYFQGEPFLNPKFLEMVKLAEQKGIYTITSTNAHYITEDLAKKTVLSGLSKLIISVDGADQESYEKYRVGGDLTKVLQGTKHLVQQKKALNLKTPTVVWQFIVFKHNENQINQIKSLAKEYGVDKIQIKTAQIYDYENGSELIPENAEFSRYKRTENGNYQIKNKLLNQCWRMWQGCVITWNGLVVPCCFDKDAKHQMGDMQKESFQNIWFSDKYTRFRAKILKGRSEIDICTNCTEGTKVWSDD
- a CDS encoding YceI family protein; translated protein: MKEIILYILIFCAVTLNAQIYSCKDGVSKFTSEAPLEMIKAQSKMTIGAIDFSNKNVAFAVALSTFEGFNSELQKEHFLENYVEASKYPKAIFKGKLIDDIDISKNGNYSVRAKGNFEIHGVSKEKIVKVKVVVKDKEIVVDSSFDVPLSDHDIKIPKIVNQKIASVIAVQLNATLKVR
- a CDS encoding Ig-like domain-containing protein; the encoded protein is MINIVIAILHPMPRQLINILLLFMCLMLFIKCAQVVQLTGGEKDSEAPKLIQSLPENKSVNFVADQIILQFDEFIQLKDISNQIIINPPLPEIPEMEADGKKLKINLKKSKTEPNTTYRIFFGNAINDMHEGNVLKDFEFVFSTGSEIDTLKAKGEIEIEFDKSEPGECVVALYNTDKITNDSFAYQLKADYIVKSNKTGNFDFKYLPNKNFKALAFWDKNKNYLYDGESERIAFSDLTHNPSIDTTSIHLNMFAEKTGKLYLKKTYSPYYGKVQLIYSKEVISNIKPLHDSDQTKIYHHQQNKANDTLSVYYKNITDTLKLISTNPEFSILDTLIIGLPKFKPTIAKKLMFTQNWLAGVLEKNVKPRLQFYNLIDTGLAKNALLKIKYIKDTLKVTEDVELKVIDPITVELANNFAEGIDYKVVCDTAAFHDYTGKYNDSIKLNLSRRESSELGKLKLNLLLDKKQHYIIQLIGANHTVVMEKSVYLSLSSSNSVEVIMDELFPGTYRIKIIYDDNANKKWDTGNLLEKRQPEKIRIPAKEIKIMADWEVEEEIKIQ